From the Oncorhynchus nerka isolate Pitt River linkage group LG20, Oner_Uvic_2.0, whole genome shotgun sequence genome, one window contains:
- the LOC115102262 gene encoding E3 ubiquitin-protein ligase TRIM47-like isoform X2 has protein sequence MASKLWTKEEISCPVCLNTLTEPTTLPCGHNFCLDCIRKCWDESGSISSRSNAVSCCPYCRETFRLRPTLTKNSILEKMVEKLKTTLLDTSPGYPYDGPEDVVCDVCTLLGSRRKAKAVRACRECKLSYCQSHLRAHLDILLLQKHTLVGVVVKELQLEKLCPQHDKPLDMYCRLERRCICSLCAVEEHKSHQTVSAETERAKKQALLAVEQIKSNSKLQMKEELLTQLGDAAGSLKGFAQAAVEVSDMIFVELIHSLEKRKAEVRDSIKDREKTLAAQAARAETRLRQDITTMQRRNSDLEKLAQTQDNILFLQRWQPISLLPDREPSVISERHSFGAVMSIITEFKELLKDMNVDFLEKIKQAVANVDILESPVPMTKPQGRQVRRAHSECQPMPPVPLQKAWSISRDFTFGIPKTRPDFLH, from the exons ATGGCCTCTAAGCTGTGGACAAAGGAGGAAATTAGCTGTCCAGTCTGTTTGAACACCCTAACAGAGCCTACAACTCTTCCATGTGGACACAACTTCTGCCTCGACTGTATCAGAAAATGCTGGGATGAGAGTGGTAGTATCAGCAGCAGAAGCAACGCGGTTTCCTGCTGTCCTTACTGTCGAGAGACATTCAGATTGCGCCCCACACTGACTAAGAACTCAATACTGGAAAAGATGGTGGAGAAGCTAAAGACTACTTTACTCGATACCTCTCCTGGGTATCCGTACGATGGGCCTGAAGACGTGGTGTGTGACGTGTGTACTCTTCTAGGGTCCAGGAGGAAGGCAAAGGCTGTGAGGGCCTGTCGGGAGTGTAAGCTGTCCTACTGCCAGTCTCACCTTAGAGCCCACCTGGATATCCTTCTGTTACAGAAGCACACTCTGGTGGGTGTGGTGGTCAAGGAGCTGCAACTGGAGAAGCTGTGTCCCCAGCATGACAAACCGCTGGACATGTACTGCAGACTTGAGAGGAGGTGTATCTGTTCTCTGTGTGCAGTTGAGGAACACAAAAGCCACCAAACTGTCTCCGCTGAGACTGAACGGGCCAAGAAACAG GCACTGTTGGCAGTGGAACAGATCAAATCCAACAGTAAACTCCAGATGAAAGAGGAGCTGCTGACACAACTGGGAGATGCTGCGGGATCTCTTAAA GGATTTGCACAAGCTGCAGTGGAGGTCAGTGACATGATCTTCGTTGAGCTGATCCACTCCCTAGAAAAGAGGAAAGCAGAGGTGAGGGACTCCATCAAAGATAGGGAGAAGACTCTGGCTGCTCAGGCAGCAAGAGCAGAGACACGACTGAGACAGGACATAACAACAATGCAAAGAAGAAACAGCGATCTGGAGAAACTCGCCCAAACACAAGACAACATACTCTTTCTCCAG AGGTGGCAACCCATCAGCCTGCTGCCGGATCGTGAACCTAGTGTTATCAGTGAAAGACATTCATTTGGAGCTGTGATGTCAATTATCACTGAATTCAAGGAGCTGCTTAAGGACATGAATGTTGACTTCTTAGAAAAGATTAAACAAGCAG TTGCAAATGTAGACATTTTGGAATCTCCAGTACCCATGACCAAACCTCAGGGCAGGCAAG